The Macadamia integrifolia cultivar HAES 741 chromosome 4, SCU_Mint_v3, whole genome shotgun sequence genome contains the following window.
TCTAATGAAGAGAAGCCCAGCATAGAGTAATGTCTTCACATCACAAAATCTCACCCTAATGCCATAGCTATAGTATGCCCTTCAAAGTGATGGGAGATTTTTCTGAAACGACTGAAAGGTCCTTTTAATGAGAGTCTGCCTTGGCAAATGGCCTATTTTGCAATGTGTTGCAGTCTGTGGATGAGATGGAATAGGAGACTTCCGAAAAACATGCATAGAGTTTTTAACAAGTTCCCAGCTTTGTTGGGTGTACTATGAAAGATTGGGTATTAGTAAGAAGTGCATTGAACGAAGTTCCAACctaatttacccaaaaaaaaaaattcccaaccTAAGATTGGTGCACATGTTTCTCTGCCCCAGATATCAGCCTAATATGAAGAGAGCCCGGACTTCCGTTTATTTTTTTGAGCCTGTGATAAAAGACGATACAGTGCTTATATATAGTTCACATCATTATATACTAGCACTTGGAGCTGCAAGATTTTGAAGAGATGCACAGCTTTTATTTTATGGGGGTGGCAGTGTGCATGCCAGCGGGCGGAGGGGGGGTTTACATTTGTCCAGTAGGTTTGACTTGCATTTTTTGGTCATGTGCATACAGCCATCTCCAATTGTGCCATtctaaaagactgaataaaataTGTACTATCACCTTTGCATCaaactttattaaaaaataattgtggaaaatgttttgATTTTATACTCTAATGGCTCTCTAGGCATCATATATTAAGAGATCCAATATCTTAGGCATACGGAGAGAGCTTCTTACATGGGTTCAAAATCTAAACATGGCCActtatgggggaaaaaaaaaaagaaaaagaaaagaaaagaccgaCCAAGTAGTTCAAAGCACCCTATAGTATCAACAACTACATGGAAACAATCAACTTCAAATGATAGGCATGCAGTGATGCTAGTGTTTTGTcagtaaacagaaaataaggtacattgaatatatatatatatatatatatataattattgtcaACTTCAAGAGCACTGTATCATCAACAAAGCAAAACATGATGAAAACTGTACCAGAAGCATCTTCAGAAGTGCATGCGTCCCAATGTGAGCAAGCGCGCTTTTAATTCGATCATTTCCTTCCAGCTCATCAACATAATGGGAAACACATTCTCCTGGCTCAAAAGTCTCCACCAAGACAGCAGGATGCACTAGCGGATACAAAGGTTTTGGGAAGGATACATCCTTCCAACTCCGAAAGTTATAAATAAAACGATTCAAATGGGCAGCTTCTCTTGCAAGATCAACTTGAGACATCATGAAAACAGCAAACTGTTGCACACTTTCATCCAGCCTCAACCACTTCAAGGTAggaatgaaatttgaaattttggcaAACAAATTTATAATCATGAAATCCCTCCTAATTGCATCAGCAACACCAGGATGTCTAACTTTCACAGCAACTACAGAGGGCTTGGTATGTTTACTGTGGTGTCGAAATCTCAACGAAGCTCTATGGACTTGGGCTACACTTCCAGATGCTAAAGGTTCCTcttcaaaatcttcaaaaattTCTAGAAGCTTGCGACCAAATGCTTGCTCAACAGTTCTTTTTGTATAAGCAAAACTATGTGCTGGTGCTTTGCTGTGAAGCTTTGAAAGCTCAGTACAAAGATCTCTAGGGAAGAGATCCGGTCGTGTAGCAGCCCATTGGCCCCATTTTATGAATGCTGGACCCGCTTTTTCAAGTGTAAGACGGACAATATGAAGCCACACTTTCCTAAACTCAACACCAAAAGAATCTGAAAATGGCGCCATTGCTACACTAGGGGAAAACAAAATTGCCAAAAATATGGACctcagaaataaaataaaatgttccAAAACCGAGAACAAAAATGATGCCATAAAAACATGCCCATCCTGTGCATGCATGTACAAAGTGTTCCTTGTTGGGAAGTACTCCACATCTGCACAAGCTTTCTGTGTCCATGCTACTTCACcaagaacaaaggaaaaaacACTAGGAGCAATAAGATGTGATCTGGTCAGCGCCAAGCTCACAGCACAGGCAAACCTACTTATTGGTGGAAATGCTGGGCCGCTGTAAGAACATAATTTTGAAAGCCTATTCCAAGCAGTGTGAGCATGACATGTCAAAGCATTACTTGTTGGCATGGTAGAGAAGTTCTTGGAACAACTACTCCTGTATAAATTGTCCTTTGCTTTGTACAATGAAAATGAAGCATTCCCTCTACTCGAAAATTTGTACTGTGAGAATAATCTGCAAAAGGAGCAAGGTAATCCAACCATAACAAGTGCCCCATGTTTATTTACTTGTGGATGGCTAGCTTTCTGGTTTCCAAGAAGGGAGTGTGAAAGCTTCCTGGTGTTTCGAAATACCAAAAACCTGCATTTCAGAACAAACGCATTAATCCTCTAGCCTGCAGATATACAAGAAATCTGCGAGTAAAAAAAGCTGATCCTGAACTTCATTAGACTCAAGCAAACATGCCAATTCATAAGGCAATCAAATATACTCAGCATCTCTGAATATCATAATCACTTGAAAAATAAACTTCATTATTATTCAACTAAAAATATGAGTATTCTTTGACACAGGAACCCGGGAAATAGAGATTCTATTTTCATATTCCGTATGAAAATGTAACAACAGTTCTGAAGCATTTATTAATAAGCTAAGGAAACCATCCTATAGACATTACTAAGGGACCAATGGACACAGGGAAACATTGTAGTTCTAATCCAATAATATGAAAAGCATAAGGAATGAGATAAAACACCAAACAAGAAGAAtttcacccaaagaaaaaaaggatatcATTTTTTCATCCAAACTATCTTGTTTCTAATGAGTGCAATAGAGAATTCATTTTTCTACACTTTAAATAGCCCTATCTAAAAGTTTTCTGCCTAATTATATGGGAAAAGAGTGGCACAACGCCACTGTGTCAGTGCCTGCACAACAGGCAGATCTTATGACTGTTGATATCCTAGGACATAATCTGCACCATTAAttctaagagaaagaaaaactaaattttACCCTATTTCCCTGATCTCTCCACCTGGAACTTCCATTCTACAGTGAATCTTCCCTTCAACCTGGATACCCCAACATCTTTCAGTGAAAATTTTGTACCATATGAAATACATTATTTATAGAATTCGATTGTTGCATTTGTCTATTTTTTGTAtcttaataaaaagaaaaaataaaatatttatatatatatatatatcaatacatTGAAGCAAATGGGTCCAATGTTGTTTGAAAATATGTATGAAATACataatcgattttttttttttttttgggggggggggttgggagaTTGCATATAGAGTTGATTGCTGCACTATCGCTATTTTTCTGAgaaaaattttatttagaaCAAAATAaaggtgtcttttttttttttttttatggatactttaaaccttggtcGCACTATCATCAGTTTGTCGACTGGGGCAGTATTGCACATATGTTCGGTCTGTGCACAACATCTTGGTTGCACCTTTACCTGAGACCACTTCCAACTCTTAGTTTGAACTAACTCGTAGCTCTCTATGTATTAGTAAATATAAGAAACATCATTCTTCATATATAATCAGCTGAATGCAATTAATTGGCATACTTCATTCTCCtttttatacatatatattttacatattccTTATTTATAGTGCTCGACTCCTCAAAAATATCCTTAGCATTTTTTTAAGTGTTTCTTGGTCATTTCcatgtgtatctttagcatatcttgtGTCTCCcagatacgatacgatatgttTCTTAAAATCACCCTTCCAATACGACACCCGATACCTATACCGATGCTTAAAACCTTGTTAACGGCCCAATTATTTGCCACATAGCAGCTTCGTTGGCAACCAAATTTTATAGTCACTGTCAATGTACCCATCAGTAGGAAATATTGAGCTTTGAAAACTAGTTGCAAACTAAAGTTTGCAATTTCTGTTCAGCTGTCGGAATAAAGGTGAAAGGCAACAAATTGTGAGCTACATGGATAGGAAGAGAACTTAAACTTGATATGTCCCTAATCCATGAGTGTACAACCCATTCAATGGTTGATTTTCCAAGACCAGTCCTCCACGTGGCTCAAAATGGTGGACCGTCATGTTGCATGGACTATATACAAGAGGTTTTCCTCGAAAATATTAACAATGACAAGACAAATAACAGACATCTGCATGAGCACACAATTATTTTGTCCACACAGTGactcaaaaatctataaatagaaCCATGAAAAGACCAAGCAGCAACAAAAACTGAGGATTCAAAAACTCTTGGGTTAAAGGAGTGGAAAAACCATCCATAAACAAGACACAAGGAACTACAGGAATTGAAAATGAAACTTTTACAAAAACAGCTGCATACCTTGACATAGCGTTTGCTCTTAATCTGTGCAGTTCTGGCTAAAGTATGATGTACCAAAGCTATTCCTGCTGGCATTTTCTATCCTTCTTGCCAAAACTAAGATTTTCAGAGAGTGGGAAAAGATAGAGGGAATGTTGATGCTCTTAGTTAACTTGAGTTTCAGAAATAAGCCAAAAGATTGAACTTGGTCAGCCAAAAAATAACTTACAATGAAGTTTTCATTACAAAATGATTTTAAGTATTGTCCAATAGTCTTGCTTGAAGAAGTTCTTAACTTCTTATAGCAGCTGAAAAATCACCAGAAGAAGTATAACACCTAAAATAAGAGAACACATGTACATTCAATGTTACGACAAGTCGACAACCAATTTAGAGCACATGACGTAAGAGTTCCAGAGGAATATaatgaagaa
Protein-coding sequences here:
- the LOC122077376 gene encoding probable serine/threonine-protein kinase abkC isoform X1, which translates into the protein MSRFLVFRNTRKLSHSLLGNQKASHPQVNKHGALVMVGLPCSFCRLFSQYKFSSRGNASFSLYKAKDNLYRSSCSKNFSTMPTSNALTCHAHTAWNRLSKLCSYSGPAFPPISRFACAVSLALTRSHLIAPSVFSFVLGEVAWTQKACADVEYFPTRNTLYMHAQDGHVFMASFLFSVLEHFILFLRSIFLAILFSPSVAMAPFSDSFGVEFRKVWLHIVRLTLEKAGPAFIKWGQWAATRPDLFPRDLCTELSKLHSKAPAHSFAYTKRTVEQAFGRKLLEIFEDFEEEPLASGSVAQVHRASLRFRHHSKHTKPSVVAVKVRHPGVADAIRRDFMIINLFAKISNFIPTLKWLRLDESVQQFAVFMMSQVDLAREAAHLNRFIYNFRSWKDVSFPKPLYPLVHPAVLVETFEPGECVSHYVDELEGNDRIKSALAHIGTHALLKMLLVDNFIHADMHPGNILVRVAQSKSSRRRLFKSKPHVVFLDVGMTAELSKSDRVNLLEFFKAVALRDGRTAAECTLRLSKQQNCPNPQAFIEEVKKSFDFWGTPEGDFVHPAECIEQLLEKVRRHKVNIDGNVCTVMVTTLVLEGWQRKLDPEYDVMRTLQTLLFRADWAESLTYTIEGLMAP
- the LOC122077376 gene encoding probable serine/threonine-protein kinase abkC isoform X2 → MVGLPCSFCRLFSQYKFSSRGNASFSLYKAKDNLYRSSCSKNFSTMPTSNALTCHAHTAWNRLSKLCSYSGPAFPPISRFACAVSLALTRSHLIAPSVFSFVLGEVAWTQKACADVEYFPTRNTLYMHAQDGHVFMASFLFSVLEHFILFLRSIFLAILFSPSVAMAPFSDSFGVEFRKVWLHIVRLTLEKAGPAFIKWGQWAATRPDLFPRDLCTELSKLHSKAPAHSFAYTKRTVEQAFGRKLLEIFEDFEEEPLASGSVAQVHRASLRFRHHSKHTKPSVVAVKVRHPGVADAIRRDFMIINLFAKISNFIPTLKWLRLDESVQQFAVFMMSQVDLAREAAHLNRFIYNFRSWKDVSFPKPLYPLVHPAVLVETFEPGECVSHYVDELEGNDRIKSALAHIGTHALLKMLLVDNFIHADMHPGNILVRVAQSKSSRRRLFKSKPHVVFLDVGMTAELSKSDRVNLLEFFKAVALRDGRTAAECTLRLSKQQNCPNPQAFIEEVKKSFDFWGTPEGDFVHPAECIEQLLEKVRRHKVNIDGNVCTVMVTTLVLEGWQRKLDPEYDVMRTLQTLLFRADWAESLTYTIEGLMAP